In one Caldivirga sp. genomic region, the following are encoded:
- a CDS encoding 30S ribosomal protein S14, whose amino-acid sequence MGKIKPSRTREFGKGSIRCVRCGTHEAIIRKYGLMLCRRCFREVAPQLGFKKYY is encoded by the coding sequence GTGGGTAAGATTAAGCCTAGTAGAACTAGGGAATTCGGTAAGGGTTCCATTAGGTGCGTTAGGTGTGGTACTCATGAAGCTATAATAAGGAAGTATGGGTTAATGCTGTGTAGAAGATGCTTCAGGGAAGTGGCCCCTCAACTTGGGTTCAAGAAGTATTACTAA